Proteins encoded by one window of Elaeis guineensis isolate ETL-2024a chromosome 12, EG11, whole genome shotgun sequence:
- the LOC105054606 gene encoding large ribosomal subunit protein eL24, with protein sequence MVLKTELCRFSGAKIYPGKGIRFVRSDSQVFLFANSKCKRYFHNRLKPSKLTWTAMYRKQHKKDIHAEAVKKRRRTTKKPYSRSIVGATLEVIQKRRTEKPEVRDAAREAALREIKERIKKTKDEKKAKKAETLAKTQKTQTKSMPKGPASKGPKLGGGGGKR encoded by the exons ATGGTTCTCAA GACTGAACTTTGTCGCTTCAGCGGTGCCAAGATATACCCTGGTAAGGGTATCAGATTCGTCCGCTCAGATTCCCAG GTTTTCCTTTTCGCCAATTCAAAATGCAAGAGGTACTTCCACAACCGGCTCAAGCCTTCAAAGCTTACCTGGACTGCAATGTACAGGAAGCAGCATAAGAAG GATATCCATGCTGAAGCTGTGAAGAAGAGGCGCCGAACTACCAAGAAACCTTACTCTAGATCAATTGTTGGCGCCACTTTGGAGGTGATTCAGAAGAGAAGAACTGAGAAACCAGAAGTACGGGATGCTGCCAGGGAAGCTGCCTTACG TGAAATCAAGGAAAGAATTAAGAAAACCAAGGatgagaagaaggcgaagaaggcaGAAACATTGGCAAAGACACAAAAAACTCAGACTAAGAGCATGCCCAAGGGACCAGCATCGAAAGGCCCTAAACTTGGAGGTGGTGGTGGAAAGCGCTGA